In Symmachiella dynata, the following are encoded in one genomic region:
- a CDS encoding WD40 repeat domain-containing protein, whose protein sequence is MWKQLTICGVTAAIAAALFVKSSDTGCGVLRGHTHEVFTLAFAPDGKTLASGSGDFHLDPETEQLLEYGELKFWNMDLRTEMAAIESTARFWAVAFSPDGQWAVTGGGVQGQRAGVIQVWDWQNKKQLAAVTQDWLVQSLAISPDGKRLVTVSYGSQAILWDLPGLENPVVLEGHTDDVKSVAFSPDGWSVATGSWDGTVKLWDVETARCTSTLQMDGTARSVSTVAFSPDGETIAAGCGTINQRNAQQCGAVTCWEIASGTQTVTLPHNEYITSLVFSPDRRTLISGSRDGVVRLWDYRAGTELKTIPHAGPIESIAISNDAKLLATAGRERECAIRLWNLERLVGKVRATPPVAMVPTGDSKRR, encoded by the coding sequence ATGTGGAAACAACTGACAATCTGTGGCGTGACGGCAGCCATCGCGGCGGCGTTGTTCGTGAAATCGAGTGACACAGGCTGCGGAGTGCTGCGCGGGCATACGCACGAGGTGTTCACCTTGGCATTCGCTCCCGACGGCAAAACCCTCGCCTCGGGCAGCGGCGATTTTCATCTAGATCCTGAAACCGAACAGTTGCTCGAATATGGCGAGTTGAAGTTCTGGAACATGGACTTACGGACCGAAATGGCAGCCATCGAGTCCACGGCTCGGTTTTGGGCGGTCGCGTTTTCTCCCGATGGCCAATGGGCCGTCACCGGCGGCGGGGTGCAAGGCCAACGGGCGGGGGTGATTCAGGTGTGGGATTGGCAAAACAAAAAACAACTGGCCGCCGTCACACAAGATTGGTTGGTGCAGTCACTGGCGATCTCGCCGGACGGCAAGCGACTGGTAACGGTCAGTTACGGCTCGCAAGCGATACTGTGGGATTTACCCGGCCTGGAAAATCCGGTGGTGCTTGAAGGGCATACAGACGACGTCAAATCGGTCGCGTTTTCTCCCGACGGTTGGTCAGTGGCGACGGGGAGTTGGGATGGCACGGTGAAACTGTGGGACGTCGAAACAGCGCGTTGCACCTCCACGCTCCAAATGGATGGGACTGCGCGTTCGGTCTCCACGGTCGCGTTTTCGCCCGATGGCGAAACCATTGCTGCTGGCTGTGGGACCATCAATCAACGCAATGCCCAGCAGTGCGGAGCAGTGACCTGTTGGGAAATCGCCTCCGGCACCCAAACCGTCACGCTGCCGCACAACGAATACATCACATCGCTGGTCTTTTCACCCGATCGACGCACATTGATCTCGGGCAGTCGCGACGGTGTTGTCCGACTGTGGGATTATCGTGCGGGAACCGAGTTAAAAACGATTCCACATGCCGGGCCGATCGAATCGATCGCGATATCAAACGACGCAAAACTTCTAGCAACCGCCGGCCGCGAACGAGAATGCGCGATTCGGTTGTGGAATCTAGAGCGTCTAGTTGGCAAAGTTCGCGCGACGCCGCCCGTTGCGATGGTGCCAACTGGCGACAGCAAACGCCGTTAA
- a CDS encoding 2Fe-2S iron-sulfur cluster-binding protein: MPTIKFIKEKRTLEVPAGSNLRKEALKAGVELYPGVHKHALLNCHGFSFCGSCRVLIKKGMENTSKEGILERMTPLHNPLMAMAKIGHEDEMRLACQTTVNGDIEVETCPPMNWHGDKFWA, encoded by the coding sequence ATGCCCACGATCAAATTCATCAAAGAAAAACGGACTCTCGAAGTCCCCGCTGGTTCTAACTTACGCAAAGAAGCCTTGAAGGCTGGCGTTGAACTCTATCCTGGAGTTCATAAACACGCGCTGCTCAATTGCCACGGATTCTCCTTCTGTGGTTCCTGCCGCGTGTTGATCAAAAAGGGGATGGAGAACACAAGCAAAGAGGGCATCCTGGAGCGGATGACGCCGCTGCACAACCCGTTGATGGCCATGGCCAAAATCGGCCACGAAGACGAAATGCGACTCGCCTGCCAAACCACCGTTAACGGCGACATCGAAGTCGAAACCTGCCCCCCCATGAACTGGCACGGCGACAAATTCTGGGCCTAA
- a CDS encoding DUF1501 domain-containing protein, whose translation MHDLFQQYATALRRREFLRRSGIGIGSIALSGLLEQEQAQAKAPAIPQPHFPATAKSLIYLHMVGAPSQLELFDDKPVLRKHHGQQCPPELLEGQRFAFLQKDPKLLGSNFKFKKWGESGLEISELLPHLGSVADEVSVIKTLKTEEFNHGPAQVYLHTGFGQQGRPSLGSWLTYGLGSESSELPAFVVLVTGLTPGGGTSLWGSGFLPSVHQGVQFRTKGDPVLFVSNPEGIDTAARRRIVDDIRRLNELQLAETGDPEIATRIASYEMAFRMQASVPELMDITGEPKHIQESYGIKPGAPSFANNCLLARRLVERGVRVVELYDQGWDHHGNVAAALRNKCKQVDQPIAAMIRDLRQRGLLDETLIVWGGEFGRTPMLQGDVNKKPGRDHHKDAFTMWLAGGGVKGGVTVGKTDDLGYHAVEDPRDIHDLHATILHLMGVDHERLTFKFQGRRYRLTDVAGRVVKPLLS comes from the coding sequence ATGCACGATCTGTTCCAACAATACGCCACCGCCCTGCGTCGCCGTGAGTTTCTACGGCGGTCGGGGATCGGGATTGGATCGATCGCGCTTTCCGGCTTGCTCGAACAAGAACAGGCGCAGGCAAAAGCGCCGGCCATTCCGCAACCGCATTTTCCGGCAACCGCCAAAAGCCTGATCTATCTGCACATGGTCGGCGCGCCGTCGCAGCTTGAGTTGTTCGACGACAAACCGGTGTTGCGCAAACATCACGGCCAACAATGTCCGCCGGAATTGCTGGAGGGGCAACGGTTCGCATTTTTGCAAAAGGACCCCAAACTGCTCGGCAGTAATTTCAAATTCAAAAAATGGGGAGAGTCGGGATTGGAGATTTCCGAACTCTTGCCGCACTTGGGAAGTGTGGCCGATGAAGTCTCGGTGATCAAAACCTTGAAGACGGAAGAATTCAATCACGGGCCGGCGCAGGTTTATTTGCACACCGGATTTGGCCAACAGGGGCGGCCGAGTCTGGGGTCGTGGTTGACGTACGGGTTGGGGAGTGAGAGCAGCGAATTGCCGGCGTTTGTGGTGTTGGTTACAGGGCTGACGCCCGGCGGAGGGACGTCGCTGTGGGGGAGCGGGTTTTTGCCGTCGGTGCATCAAGGCGTGCAGTTTCGCACCAAGGGCGACCCGGTGCTGTTTGTTTCCAATCCGGAGGGAATTGACACAGCGGCGCGGCGGCGGATTGTGGACGACATTCGTCGCCTCAACGAATTGCAATTGGCCGAAACGGGCGATCCCGAAATTGCCACCCGGATCGCGTCCTACGAAATGGCATTTCGCATGCAGGCCAGCGTTCCAGAACTGATGGATATCACGGGCGAGCCCAAACACATCCAGGAAAGTTACGGCATCAAACCGGGCGCGCCGAGTTTTGCGAACAACTGTTTATTGGCGCGGCGATTGGTCGAGCGAGGCGTGCGGGTGGTGGAATTGTACGATCAAGGCTGGGACCACCACGGCAACGTCGCCGCAGCTCTGCGGAACAAATGCAAACAGGTCGACCAACCCATCGCCGCCATGATTCGCGATTTGCGACAGCGGGGCTTGTTGGATGAAACGTTAATCGTGTGGGGCGGCGAATTCGGCCGTACGCCGATGTTGCAAGGAGACGTGAACAAAAAACCGGGCCGCGACCACCACAAGGACGCCTTCACCATGTGGCTGGCCGGCGGCGGCGTGAAAGGGGGCGTAACGGTCGGCAAGACCGACGATTTGGGTTACCACGCCGTCGAAGACCCCCGCGACATCCACGACCTGCACGCCACGATTTTGCATTTGATGGGCGTCGACCACGAGCGACTAACGTTCAAATTCCAAGGCCGCCGCTATCGTTTAACCGACGTCGCCGGCCGAGTCGTCAAGCCGCTGTTGAGCTAA
- a CDS encoding BlaI/MecI/CopY family transcriptional regulator, with amino-acid sequence MVDHRTPTERELEILKILWARGEATVREVYEEMSRSAPIVQNTVQAFLRTMEEKQLVTHRVAGRSFIYRPLVKRDQTNRNLATNLLDRVFDGAIDQMVQSVISAQQPTTAEIARLEELLQTAKQNANQNSQKGERS; translated from the coding sequence ATGGTCGACCATCGAACACCTACGGAGCGGGAACTGGAAATCCTCAAAATCCTATGGGCTCGCGGCGAAGCAACCGTCCGCGAGGTTTACGAGGAGATGAGTCGCTCGGCTCCGATCGTGCAAAACACCGTCCAGGCGTTTTTGCGAACGATGGAAGAGAAACAGCTCGTCACCCATCGCGTCGCTGGCCGCTCGTTCATCTATCGCCCGCTGGTCAAACGGGACCAGACGAATCGCAACTTGGCCACGAATCTGCTGGACCGTGTCTTCGACGGCGCCATCGACCAGATGGTGCAGTCGGTCATTTCCGCCCAACAGCCGACCACAGCGGAAATCGCTCGCTTGGAAGAGTTGCTGCAGACGGCCAAACAAAACGCCAACCAGAATTCGCAGAAAGGGGAACGATCGTGA
- a CDS encoding M56 family metallopeptidase, protein MNETLHFLEIHGGMLITGASALLAVGGVALLLHRAPINRQRAGELTIVAVMAWMIIACIPLPRFSTSELLPQTPLPTIATQIPEEATIADPPIPAAIAQERLADEAARIHETAEILEQLAQLDAEHPVLPLVDSDLPLKDSPPTFEANVAVVAAPMIAPSSPGAALAVEGFSWRQIVAALYLGGAALCVAWVVLGWLLLFRLTRLAISPHGWLQDLYTSLSSDPLPRLLVSSKCRRAFSCGWWRPTIVLPLECCEESRADQLRQILLHELAHLQQGDQRGRVLFNLALPLLYVHPLYWWIRSRTYLAAELVADDWAAGHSSTTAYAGELIALVKEQGRRGMAHVGTVGIFSSPTQFYRRMEMLVRRQTPLMTTCTRRWRLLTTLTAAVAVLLLSSTLGVRLVQAEPDDGDKPVETVEAAPDAQANPPNTETPVSVDVPDVGEKQSDTIEETPDARATPAKPVDDRVREIFGLGGRRADDDGEFGGEGNGLLRIGDGKVAKPGTALPKKRSHNPFRNGRRWGEDVVKPDEMLAVLKSMHRDILIMRLQLINRQVTDKEREISKLLTDVDSSDREIIERLYKNILRRPINEAELPLVQEIMKLSDNRKDSILRVMESMGMLDNAASAALLTLNLESLLPDFEGQVQKLTQAITNLPANINPDDKASETVRKALDFPGAATWNQVIEVLLNNYKTATINTEGLKITMAELAKNDKELQKQQGGSDVSRYWDGTPKTPSTTAKPTADHSWHDQTPKPGPVATPPKRGTRTVIKRVPVKVARETPDGETVYETGFVAETVIVPANNTYPQGTPVPGEISESAEAYKPPQPDTPTDNASRPSAKQTLIPIPRRKPSVPTKPGQIEPVPDSPPLPSTHHDVIKLATDYSQTHSELDSAKRAYERVQKLNERGVVPQAEYEKAAEKLASMRERLKTMQTIAEILQESLEAELNALKLEMNQADKTKDEVRKAQLHTRYTRVAGDLRILKTMK, encoded by the coding sequence GTGAACGAGACCTTGCATTTTCTGGAGATCCACGGCGGCATGTTGATCACTGGTGCATCGGCGTTATTGGCCGTCGGCGGCGTAGCCCTCTTGCTGCATCGCGCACCGATCAATCGGCAACGCGCCGGCGAGTTGACAATTGTGGCGGTCATGGCCTGGATGATCATCGCCTGCATCCCCTTGCCACGCTTCTCGACGAGCGAATTGCTCCCGCAAACACCGCTCCCAACAATTGCGACACAAATTCCAGAGGAAGCGACGATTGCCGATCCCCCGATCCCAGCAGCCATCGCGCAAGAACGATTGGCCGACGAGGCCGCGCGGATTCATGAAACAGCGGAGATTCTTGAGCAGTTGGCGCAGCTCGATGCCGAACATCCGGTGCTTCCCTTGGTCGACAGCGATCTCCCGCTGAAAGATTCACCACCAACATTCGAGGCAAACGTTGCCGTCGTGGCGGCACCGATGATTGCACCATCATCCCCCGGCGCGGCGCTCGCTGTCGAAGGGTTTTCGTGGCGGCAAATCGTAGCAGCTCTCTATCTGGGCGGCGCGGCACTTTGTGTGGCGTGGGTCGTGCTGGGATGGTTGTTGTTGTTTCGTCTGACCCGGCTGGCGATTTCGCCGCACGGCTGGTTGCAGGATCTGTATACCTCGCTATCGAGCGACCCGCTGCCGCGTTTGTTGGTCTCCTCAAAATGCCGCCGCGCTTTTTCGTGTGGATGGTGGCGGCCGACGATAGTGTTGCCGTTGGAATGTTGTGAAGAAAGCCGCGCGGACCAGTTGCGGCAGATTCTGCTACACGAATTGGCCCACCTCCAGCAGGGAGACCAACGGGGCCGCGTGCTGTTTAACCTCGCCCTGCCCTTGCTGTACGTCCATCCGCTGTACTGGTGGATCCGCAGCCGCACGTATCTGGCAGCCGAACTGGTCGCCGACGACTGGGCGGCAGGGCATTCGTCGACAACCGCCTATGCGGGAGAACTGATCGCCTTAGTCAAAGAACAAGGCCGCCGTGGCATGGCCCACGTCGGCACGGTTGGAATATTTAGCTCGCCCACCCAATTTTACAGGAGAATGGAAATGCTCGTCCGTCGCCAAACCCCGTTGATGACAACTTGCACCCGCCGCTGGCGATTGCTCACCACGCTGACAGCCGCCGTCGCGGTGCTCCTACTCAGCAGCACGCTGGGGGTGCGTCTGGTTCAAGCGGAACCGGATGATGGTGATAAGCCAGTCGAGACGGTCGAAGCGGCCCCGGATGCCCAAGCCAATCCACCAAACACCGAAACACCGGTCTCTGTGGATGTCCCGGACGTCGGCGAGAAGCAATCCGACACCATCGAAGAGACTCCGGATGCCAGAGCCACACCAGCCAAACCCGTAGACGACCGCGTACGTGAAATTTTCGGTTTAGGTGGACGCAGGGCGGACGATGACGGTGAATTCGGTGGCGAGGGGAATGGTTTACTGCGTATTGGAGACGGAAAAGTCGCTAAGCCGGGAACAGCGCTGCCGAAGAAAAGGTCGCATAACCCCTTCCGAAATGGGCGACGTTGGGGTGAAGATGTGGTTAAGCCCGATGAGATGCTTGCAGTGCTCAAATCGATGCACCGTGACATCCTGATCATGCGGCTGCAATTGATCAACCGGCAAGTGACCGACAAGGAACGAGAAATTAGCAAGTTGTTAACGGATGTAGACTCATCAGATCGGGAAATAATCGAGCGTCTTTATAAAAACATACTTCGGCGCCCCATCAATGAAGCCGAATTGCCGCTCGTTCAGGAAATCATGAAGCTCTCCGACAATCGTAAGGATTCGATTCTCAGGGTGATGGAATCAATGGGTATGCTCGACAACGCAGCGTCCGCCGCGTTGTTGACATTGAATCTGGAGTCACTTCTGCCAGACTTCGAGGGCCAGGTTCAAAAACTGACCCAAGCAATCACAAACCTACCTGCCAATATAAATCCAGACGACAAAGCGTCTGAAACAGTGCGAAAAGCATTGGACTTTCCCGGCGCAGCAACTTGGAATCAAGTCATAGAGGTATTGCTTAATAACTATAAAACGGCAACCATCAATACCGAAGGGTTAAAAATAACCATGGCCGAGCTTGCCAAGAACGACAAGGAACTCCAAAAGCAACAAGGCGGCTCTGACGTATCAAGATATTGGGACGGGACACCCAAAACCCCATCCACAACAGCAAAACCGACCGCAGATCATAGTTGGCACGACCAAACGCCGAAGCCAGGCCCCGTCGCTACGCCGCCCAAACGTGGGACCCGCACCGTGATCAAACGCGTCCCGGTCAAAGTCGCACGCGAAACACCGGACGGAGAGACGGTCTACGAGACCGGCTTTGTGGCAGAGACGGTCATCGTGCCGGCAAACAACACATACCCACAAGGCACGCCGGTCCCCGGTGAAATATCAGAATCCGCCGAAGCGTATAAACCGCCGCAGCCAGATACACCGACAGACAACGCCTCGCGCCCGTCAGCGAAGCAGACACTGATACCGATTCCTCGCCGCAAACCCTCAGTCCCTACAAAGCCAGGTCAAATCGAACCTGTCCCCGACAGCCCCCCTTTGCCCTCCACGCATCACGACGTGATCAAATTGGCGACCGATTATTCCCAAACGCACAGCGAACTTGACTCGGCGAAACGCGCCTATGAACGCGTTCAAAAGCTCAATGAAAGGGGAGTCGTCCCACAAGCGGAGTATGAGAAGGCCGCCGAAAAACTGGCCTCGATGCGGGAACGCTTAAAAACAATGCAAACCATCGCCGAAATCCTCCAGGAGTCGCTGGAGGCGGAGTTGAACGCTTTGAAACTTGAAATGAATCAGGCAGACAAGACCAAGGATGAAGTCCGCAAGGCTCAACTCCACACGCGTTACACGCGCGTCGCCGGTGATCTCAGGATTCTGAAAACCATGAAGTAA
- a CDS encoding DEAD/DEAH box helicase, whose product MPETDVKTWEALPNTSPPSESSTPSTSIIRPASAGTNGIVRIDGKHDAQSAIAAPQITTMPLDIAANVFASGLNGALRRTPKLECENVPLLGRVTFSPRWRPTSSGVRTTKLTFPDGMEFLPPPKSPEESENLKRIKPPKARGGSEREKPKPTRIKPPSDALSLEDRLFYVLQPPLETWLAGQELIMPFEPFPYQYEGIGWMFSQKAALLADEMGLGKTMQTITAIRLLLRSGQVRRVLLVCPKPLIPNWQREFKLWAEELPITTLEGDSARRNMLWNMPGVPILLANYEVVVRDFEAFGDDPPKYDLVILDEAQRIKNRDSRTAAMIRSIPRRRSWTLTGTPIENRPEELASLFEFMEVIPPRSNPDMKGLTQLADHYILRRTKDLVMSDLPPRLDRDAHLDLNPAQQHAYDTAERDGVIQLNEMGESISVQHVFELVLRLKQITNFDPLTGDSAKLDRLEADMEEISNSGGKAILFSQWTKCIDWLDEKLKRFNPLVYHGKVPTKKREPILSQFKEDPNCPLLLMSYGTGAVGLNLQFAGYVFLYDRWWNPAVEDQAINRAHRVGQKSQVIVTKFICNNTIEERIDRVLNEKRQIFARVLGDGDSTIASLSLNASEIFGLFDLKARQGEGTRKIAPKAEVESK is encoded by the coding sequence ATGCCTGAAACGGATGTCAAGACATGGGAAGCGTTGCCGAATACATCGCCGCCCTCTGAATCGTCCACTCCATCCACTTCGATCATTCGTCCTGCGTCTGCAGGCACAAACGGGATCGTGCGCATCGACGGAAAACACGATGCGCAATCGGCCATTGCTGCGCCGCAGATCACCACCATGCCGCTGGACATCGCGGCCAATGTCTTCGCCTCCGGACTCAACGGCGCGCTGCGGCGGACGCCAAAGTTGGAATGTGAAAATGTTCCGCTCTTAGGGCGTGTCACCTTCAGCCCCCGATGGCGACCCACTTCAAGCGGCGTGCGAACGACCAAGTTGACGTTCCCCGACGGTATGGAGTTTCTCCCTCCGCCGAAATCCCCCGAGGAATCCGAGAACCTCAAACGTATTAAACCCCCGAAGGCGCGGGGCGGTTCGGAACGCGAAAAACCAAAACCGACACGCATCAAACCTCCCAGCGACGCACTCTCGCTCGAAGACCGATTGTTCTACGTCCTGCAACCGCCACTGGAAACCTGGTTGGCCGGGCAGGAATTGATCATGCCGTTTGAGCCGTTCCCCTACCAATACGAGGGAATCGGCTGGATGTTCTCGCAGAAGGCGGCCCTGTTGGCCGACGAGATGGGGCTGGGTAAAACCATGCAAACCATCACTGCGATTCGGCTGTTGCTCCGCAGCGGACAAGTCCGCCGCGTGCTGTTGGTCTGCCCCAAGCCGCTGATTCCCAACTGGCAGCGTGAATTCAAATTGTGGGCCGAGGAACTGCCGATCACCACGTTGGAAGGGGACTCCGCCCGCCGCAACATGCTCTGGAATATGCCCGGCGTTCCGATTCTGTTGGCCAACTACGAAGTCGTCGTCCGCGACTTCGAAGCGTTTGGCGACGATCCTCCCAAGTATGATCTCGTTATTTTGGATGAAGCGCAGCGGATCAAAAACCGTGACTCACGCACAGCAGCGATGATTCGCAGCATTCCCCGCCGCCGCAGTTGGACGCTGACTGGTACGCCGATTGAAAACCGGCCTGAGGAATTGGCATCGCTGTTTGAATTCATGGAGGTCATCCCGCCCCGCAGCAACCCTGACATGAAGGGGCTCACGCAACTGGCGGATCACTACATCCTGCGGCGGACCAAAGACCTCGTCATGTCCGATCTGCCTCCCCGCCTGGATCGTGATGCCCACCTGGATCTCAACCCCGCACAACAACACGCCTACGACACGGCCGAACGTGACGGTGTGATCCAACTCAACGAAATGGGCGAATCAATTTCCGTCCAACACGTCTTCGAGTTGGTGCTGCGGCTAAAACAAATCACCAATTTCGATCCACTCACCGGCGATAGCGCGAAACTGGATCGCTTGGAAGCCGACATGGAAGAAATTTCCAACTCCGGCGGCAAAGCCATTTTGTTCAGCCAATGGACCAAGTGCATTGACTGGCTCGATGAAAAGCTAAAACGCTTCAATCCGCTGGTCTATCACGGCAAAGTCCCCACTAAAAAACGGGAACCGATCCTCAGCCAATTCAAAGAGGATCCCAATTGCCCGTTGTTGCTCATGAGCTACGGGACCGGCGCCGTCGGCCTGAATCTACAATTCGCAGGCTACGTGTTTCTCTACGATCGCTGGTGGAATCCTGCGGTGGAGGACCAGGCGATCAACCGGGCGCACCGCGTTGGTCAAAAAAGCCAGGTGATCGTCACTAAATTCATCTGCAACAACACGATCGAAGAGCGAATCGACCGCGTGCTCAACGAAAAACGCCAAATTTTCGCCCGTGTCCTGGGCGACGGGGATAGCACGATTGCCTCGCTGAGTCTGAATGCGTCCGAAATTTTTGGACTTTTCGACCTCAAAGCCCGCCAAGGTGAGGGGACCCGCAAGATTGCTCCCAAAGCGGAAGTCGAAAGTAAGTAA
- a CDS encoding DUF1553 domain-containing protein: MFTSNGLRRFAVLLTVALSIGGQAWGDDAATAQPPRIDFARDVQPIFAEHCLACHGEKVQEAEFRVDDKQLFLRGGDSGNVVVPGQSGESLLLARILSDDQGDRMPLDADPLTAAQIATIRAWIDQGADWPDDAEAGTIRHWAFEKPIRPELPSVHHQDWPLNPIDAFILAKLEADNLQPSPEASKEQLLRRVSLDLIGLPPTIAEIDAFLADDSPDAYEKVVDRLLASPQYGERWALPWLDAARFADSNGYQRDGRREAWSYRDWVIRALNDNMPFDQFTIEQIAGDLLPEATLPQRIASGFHRNTMANVEAGTDVEEQRVLSVFDRVNTTGTVWLGLTVQCAQCHDHKYDPISQADYYRLFAFFNNTEPEIEVDNRNRDFVGPKMELPEPQQKTAQRRLVDAEWKAANESLKVLKSQLVKNLAAWETDLPYLEEGGDKIPQNIRAILNLAAEKRDSKQQKQLTEFYLRQFASYQKLADRQQELKSRSEELAVETTLVMSEQDQPRMTHVFNRGNFLNPGEAVQPGTPSVLHPFTASAEPNRLDLARWLVDQDNPLVARVTVNRFWAEFFGQGLVNTPEDFGTQGSRPTHPQLLDWLATEFMDSGWNVKAMHRLIATSATYRQASKITPSLLEQDPYNRLYARGPRFRMRAELIRDNALAVSGLLSDKMHGPPVFPQQPEGIWNHIGRTSNLWKTSTGEDLYRRGVYVYWRRTVPYPSFVNFDAPSREACVVQRSRSNTPLQALTLMNDPVFVEAAAALSRRLLTEHPEASPTQRVNYAFRLATGRRPHAAETAILTERYERELARYQQDTAAAEKIADTWNADENIDPAEFAAWLHVANILLNLDEVITKG; this comes from the coding sequence ATGTTTACGTCAAACGGTCTTCGACGTTTCGCCGTGCTGTTGACGGTCGCTCTCTCGATCGGGGGGCAGGCTTGGGGGGACGATGCGGCAACAGCGCAACCGCCACGCATCGACTTTGCGCGCGACGTTCAACCGATCTTCGCCGAGCATTGCCTGGCCTGTCACGGTGAGAAGGTGCAGGAGGCGGAATTTCGCGTCGACGACAAACAGCTTTTCCTGCGCGGCGGCGATTCTGGCAATGTGGTCGTTCCCGGCCAGAGCGGTGAAAGTTTACTGCTGGCACGGATCCTCAGTGACGACCAAGGGGATCGCATGCCGCTGGACGCCGATCCACTGACCGCAGCGCAGATCGCGACGATTCGTGCCTGGATCGACCAGGGCGCCGATTGGCCCGACGATGCAGAAGCCGGCACGATCCGGCATTGGGCATTTGAAAAACCGATTCGTCCGGAACTTCCATCAGTGCATCATCAAGATTGGCCGCTCAATCCGATTGATGCTTTTATATTGGCGAAATTAGAAGCGGACAATCTGCAGCCCTCGCCAGAGGCGAGCAAGGAGCAATTGCTGCGACGCGTTTCGCTGGATCTGATTGGGCTGCCGCCGACGATTGCCGAGATCGATGCGTTTTTGGCCGACGACAGTCCCGATGCCTATGAGAAGGTCGTCGACCGGTTATTGGCGTCGCCACAATACGGCGAGCGTTGGGCGCTGCCTTGGTTAGATGCGGCAAGGTTCGCCGATAGCAATGGGTATCAGCGCGACGGGCGGCGCGAGGCTTGGTCGTATCGCGATTGGGTGATTCGCGCGCTGAACGACAATATGCCGTTTGATCAATTCACGATCGAACAAATCGCCGGCGACTTACTCCCGGAGGCGACGCTGCCGCAACGGATCGCCAGCGGATTTCATCGCAACACGATGGCCAACGTCGAGGCGGGCACCGATGTCGAGGAACAACGTGTGTTATCGGTCTTTGATCGCGTGAACACCACCGGCACGGTCTGGTTGGGGCTCACGGTCCAATGTGCTCAATGCCACGACCATAAATATGACCCGATCTCGCAAGCGGACTATTACCGGCTGTTCGCGTTTTTCAACAATACCGAACCAGAGATCGAAGTCGATAACCGCAATCGCGATTTCGTGGGCCCGAAAATGGAACTGCCCGAACCGCAACAGAAAACGGCGCAGCGACGTTTGGTCGATGCCGAATGGAAAGCGGCCAACGAATCGCTCAAGGTCCTCAAATCGCAACTCGTCAAGAACCTTGCGGCTTGGGAAACCGACCTGCCGTACCTGGAGGAGGGCGGCGATAAAATTCCACAGAACATTCGCGCGATTTTGAACCTAGCTGCGGAGAAACGAGATTCTAAACAGCAAAAGCAACTGACTGAGTTTTACCTGCGGCAATTCGCCTCTTATCAAAAACTGGCGGATCGTCAGCAGGAACTGAAATCACGATCCGAAGAACTGGCGGTGGAGACGACCTTGGTAATGTCCGAGCAGGATCAACCGCGGATGACACACGTGTTCAATCGTGGGAATTTTCTCAATCCCGGTGAAGCGGTCCAGCCAGGCACGCCGTCGGTGCTGCATCCCTTCACGGCCTCCGCCGAACCAAACCGTTTGGACTTGGCCCGCTGGCTGGTCGATCAAGACAATCCGCTTGTCGCCCGCGTGACGGTGAATCGGTTTTGGGCGGAGTTTTTTGGGCAGGGGCTGGTCAATACGCCCGAGGATTTCGGTACGCAGGGCAGCCGCCCCACGCATCCGCAACTGCTCGACTGGCTGGCCACGGAATTCATGGACAGTGGCTGGAACGTGAAGGCGATGCACCGGCTCATCGCCACGTCCGCTACGTACCGTCAAGCCTCAAAAATCACTCCTTCACTGTTAGAGCAAGATCCGTACAATCGACTGTATGCGCGGGGGCCGCGTTTTCGCATGCGGGCGGAATTGATTCGTGACAACGCGCTGGCGGTCTCCGGATTGCTTAGCGACAAAATGCACGGTCCGCCGGTGTTTCCGCAACAACCAGAGGGGATTTGGAATCACATCGGCCGCACAAGCAACTTGTGGAAAACCAGCACGGGCGAAGATCTGTATCGCCGCGGCGTGTATGTCTATTGGCGGCGCACCGTCCCCTATCCCAGTTTCGTTAATTTCGACGCTCCCAGTCGTGAAGCGTGCGTGGTCCAGCGGAGTCGTTCCAACACGCCGCTACAAGCGCTGACGCTGATGAATGATCCGGTATTTGTCGAAGCGGCAGCGGCGCTGTCGCGACGGTTGCTGACCGAACATCCGGAGGCCTCACCCACCCAACGTGTCAATTACGCGTTTCGCCTCGCGACCGGTCGCCGTCCCCATGCTGCGGAAACGGCAATCCTCACGGAGCGGTATGAACGGGAATTGGCACGCTATCAACAGGACACAGCCGCAGCGGAAAAAATAGCGGACACCTGGAACGCCGACGAAAACATCGACCCCGCCGAATTCGCTGCGTGGTTGCATGTTGCCAACATTCTGTTGAATCTGGACGAAGTCATCACCAAGGGTTAA